A genomic region of Metopolophium dirhodum isolate CAU chromosome 1, ASM1992520v1, whole genome shotgun sequence contains the following coding sequences:
- the LOC132935166 gene encoding uncharacterized protein LOC132935166, which translates to MSSSVKEMLECDPKRKISNSNVTSFASKGAKKFKLDKPDKDNSILFDRTVCVVPANIPLERNFPRNFQYPTIESGQTVYAMQLTIKGSCYDPNSKYDDEFYAGIAAEPPNMLNNFRYLIFFYDSKVQYRQHQGIRLIARWRSIHVV; encoded by the exons TGTAAAAGAAATGCTTGAATGTGACCCTAAACGTAAAATATCTAATTCAAATGTCACAAGTTTTGCATCAAAAGGAGCCAAAAAGTTTAAACTAGATAAACCTGATAAGGACAatagtatcttgtttgatagaACAGTTTGTGTTGTACCAGCTAATATACCTCTAGAAAGGAATTTCCCTCGGAATTTCCAGTATCCTACTATTGAGAGTGGACAAACTGTATATGCAATGCAGTTAACTATAAAAGGTTCATGTTATGATCCTAATTCTAAATATGATGATGAATTTTATGCTGGTATAGCAGCTGAACCTCCAAATATGCTTAATAACTTTCG atacttgatttttttttatgatagtaaAGTTCAATATCGACAACACCAAGGGATTCGTTTAATTGCACGTTGGAGAAGTATACATGTTGTATAG